Below is a genomic region from Sinobacterium norvegicum.
CTACTAAATAGTCATCTTTTCGGCGCTGGCTTTTTGCTAGCATGTCAGGATAACAAACATGAGGAGTTAGGATGTTAGATTTAGAAGCCATCGAATTGATCAGGCAGCTTAAGGCACGTTATTTTCGATTTTTAGACACCGGTGATCTGGCCGGTATGAAGACAGTCTTCGCCGACGATGGCGGTATTCATTATCGCAGCCCAAGCTACGAGTATAAGAAACAAGGCTGGGATGAACTCGAAGCGTTCTTTGTTGCCTCGTTCAGTAAGACCAAGTTTGGCATGCACACCGGCCATCACCCTGAAATTACCGTCGATGGCGATACCGCCACCGGTATCTGGTATCTGCGCGACACCTTTGTCAGCCTCGATGACAACATTACCTTCGAGGGCAGTGCCATCTATAAGGATCAGTACATTAAAGTCGATGGCGAGTGGAAGATACTGCAATCGGAGTACGATCGACTGTTTGAACAGATTACCAAGCGTAACGACGATATGTTTATCACCTCCTGCCCGATTAAATAATCATCAGCAGGTAGCTAAAACGGCGTTTACGCCGTTTTTTTTCGTCTCGGCTTTGAGAATAGGGTGATTATCGGTTGTCTCCCTTACTCGCTGTGTTATATATTTGACGGCGTCAATTATATTAATAAAAGGGTTTCCTATGAGCACGCAATCCATCGTCGATATTAATGAGCAGGCGGTCACATCAATCAGCTACCATGCAGATGAACACAAGCGAGTAGAGGGCAACCCAAAGCAGACCCTGTGGGATATCTACAACGACCCATCTGAACAGTTTGGTACTGGCATTTGGCAGGCCGAGAAGGGTTGCTGGAAAGTCAGCTACAGTGAATTTGAATACTGTCATATTCTCGAGGGGCACTCGGTGATCATCGATGGCGACGGCAGCGAAAAACACATCAAGGCTGGCGATCACTTTGTTATTCCCGCCGGCTTTGAGGGCCAGTGGCAGGTGATTGAGCCAACCAAGAAGATTTACGTGATTTATGATCAAAAATAAAAGCGCTTGAGAGCCTAGCCTCTGTGGTGATTTGAGGTACAATGCGCCGTCAAATTGAAGGGGTTGTTATGTTTTTGTTCTCAGCAAGTGCCAAGGTAAAGAAAGCGCAGGATGGTTATCACGTCGGCGATGATGTTGAATTTATTGCCTACATCGATTTCAAAGACCAACTCGGTGCCGTGCAGTTGTGTAAGTTTTACATGGCCAATGCCGGTTTTGGCACCGTTGTCATCGATAAGATGAAAGAGGCCAATGCCGATTTTATCAAGAACAGCGTCAACAGTACCCACCGTGGCCGCATTGAAGAGGCACAAAAACAGGGTTATTCGATTCAATTGTTCGAGAAATAGTCTCGCCCCAGACTTCACGCCGTCTACTCGGACGGCGGATGTCTAGTTTTACCCGCCATACTCAGTCGATGGCCAAATCTGTTGCTGATTTCTCAGCCCAATCTTGACTCAACCCTAGCAATCATTCGATAGTATTGAAAAAGCCTGTGCTGTTCTCAGACGAGAGCGCTGGCTGATCAATTTTCAGGATGAAACATTTGATGACAAACTCCCGTGCCAGGCTGTGGCTGCTGATCTGTACGCTGATGATTGTATTATCCGGTTGTACGACGAAGTTTACCTACCGCTTTCTCGACTGGATGGTGGCCTGGTCTGTCGATGACTATATTGACTGGGATAAGTCTCAGCAGCGGCAGTTCGATGCCATGGTTGACCGGCAGCTGCTCTGGCATCAGCGCACACAACTACCTCGCTATGGTCAGTTGTTGCGTCAGTTGCAGCAGGATAACCAGCAGCCATTGAACAGAGAGGATGCCGAGCAGCGCCTGCTGCAAATGGGCGTCATGGTAAAGGACTTATTGCTGCACATTTCCCCCGATGCCGCCATTCTGCTGGCCAGTCTCAGCGATCAACAAGTGACCGAGTTGTTGGCCAATATCGATGCTAAAACAGCAGAATCGGAGGCGAAATACAGTCACTCCACAAAAAAACAACTGGACCAGGAACGTGTCAAGGAGGCTAATAAGGCGGCAAAGCGGCTAATGGGCCGTTTGAGTGAGCCACAGCGTGCGTTAATTGATCGTTGGAATCAGCAGTTACAGCCAACTTGGAGTGAATGGATTGCCTCGAGAACATATTGGCGCGATCAATTTGCTGTGGTGTTGAAGCAGCGGCAGCAACCGGGCTTTGAGCAAAAAATTCTGCGGCTGTTTACCCAGTCACAAGATGACTGGAGTGCCGAGTACGCGGCGATAATAGAGGCTAATACCAACGCCGGCATCGACCTAATTATTGCCCTGCAAGCCAGTGCCTCAGACAAACAGCTTAAGCATATCGATCGTCAACTAGGGGCCTGGGCCAAGGCCTTCGAAGAGCTGGCAGCCAGTGCCGCCGATGACGGGTAAGCAACGATTAGGCCCGGTCATCCTTGCACGATTCCATGACGATATAGGTGGTAATAGACCGTACCCTTGGCAGTGAGCCAATAACATCACTGTGCAGTGTTTTGTAGGTGGCCAAATCCTGCGTTTCAACCCGCAATAAATATTCGAAGGCGCCGCTGACGTTGTGACACTCACGTATCTGGTCGATGGCTTTAATCCCCTGTTCAAATTCCAACTGGGCCACCTTGGTGTGATCCGATAAACCGACGGCAATATAGGCGGTGCAGCCAATATTCATCTTGGCCGGGTTTAGCACAGCGCGGTAGCCGGTGATAACACCGCTGCGTTCGAGTTCCTGCACTCTTCTTAAGCAGGCTGAGGCCGATAAGCCGACTCTGTCGGCGAGGTCGACATTGCTGATGCGGGCATCAGATTTAAGTTCGCGCAATATTCTTTCGTTAATTTTATCCATAGGTTGATTTTATTGTGTAAAAATATTTTTACAAGCATTAATAGCACGATAATTCGACCGCATCTTCCCTATAATTTCAGCCACATAATCAATAGGCAAAAGGCCGGCACCATGAATACCTCCGCATTATTAGCACTGACAGGTTTTGCCCTGATCTCTATTGCCACCCCGGGCCCGAACAATTTGATGTTAATGGCCTCCGGTGCCAACTTTGGTTATAAACGCACGGTGGCACATATTTTTGGTATCAGCACCGGCTTGATGGTGATGTTGCTGCTGACCGGCATGGGTATCGCGCAATTATTTGATAAGTTTCCAGAGAGTTATCAAGTGCTTAAGGTTTTGAGTGTGTCGTACATGCTATATCTGGCCTATAAAATTGTCATTATTGCTGATTTGTCAGCTGGTGAAACAGCAACTAAGCCAATGAGTTTCTTACAGGCTGCGGCTTTCCAATGGGTCAACCCCAAGACTTGGGCAATGGGATTGACGGCAATCAGCGTCTACATACCCAATACCAATTTTTCATCAATTGTCATCCTGGCGGTGGTGTTTGGCCTGGTCTGTATCCCGTCTAATTTGGTGTGGGCGCTGTTGGGGCAAAATATTAAAAGGCTGCTAACGAACATCAACCGTCTACGGATTTTTAACTATTCAATGGCGTCGCTGTTATTGGCATCACTGTATCCAACGCTACAGTTATGAGTAAGCTAGTGCTTGAACATGCTGGCAAAATGCCATTATGCTGATCTATTCCGCACTGTGCAGGGAGGCGTTGTTGGCCGTCTGTTCAACTGTGTTGAATTATAGTGGTGCTGCCATGATCACAGTATGGGCTGAATGTAGAATAACACTTTAAACGGACTGATTGATTATGACGATTATGCGATTCATCCCCTGGCTCATGTTAAGTACCCTGGTAAATGCGCAGAATGCTGATCAATTCTTGCAGCAGGCTATTCAGAATCCGGCGCGCACAGAGGCTGAGATGGTCCGTGATAAAAATCGACAACCGATTAAAACCCTGGTTTTCTTTGGCTTGCAACCGACGATGACTGTGGTCGAAATCATGCCCGGTGGTGGCTGGTACAGTAAGATACTCAATGCTGCCGTGGTGAAGCAAGGCCATTACTATGCCGCCGTCAGCACAGAGAGACTACCAGACTATCTGTCGTCCAAGGCCATAGGCAAGCACGGTGAATTTGTTCGTCAAGATCAGGCCGGCTATGTCTTTGAGGTCGACCAGTTTGACCTAGGCGTTAGTAATGTCGATATGGTACTGACTTTTCGCAATGCCCATAACCTCACTCCAGCGACACGGCAACGGTTAAATGAGGCCATATTTGAGGCCTTAAAACCCGGTGGTGTCTATGGTGTTGTCGATCACAGCAAGCGGCATATGGAGGCTCCGACCGATTGGACGTGGCGCCGCTTAGACCCGGTCATGGTGATTCAAGAGGTGGTGCAGGCGGGCTTTATTTTTGAGGGTTTCAGCGATATCCATGCCCGCGCCGAGGATGAGCTTAAATACGACACTAAGCACGACTCGTTGGTGCGTGAGACCGACCGATTTACGTTGAAGTTTCGCAAGCCGGAATGATTGATCTGTCTTCGAAGGTGCTCGGTGGCTTTACTGCCTGCTCAGTCACAGCGCTGTAACCGGTGTTCTGACGTTAAGGGCTGACCACCAGTGGCTGCAGATACTGCCAAACGTTGATCAACATCTGTTTCTGACCCTCGGCATTGGGGTGGAGACCGTCGGGTAGCAGCAGGTCTTGGTTGGTGGCAATGTCTTCGAGTATAAAAGGGATTAGTACGGTGTCGTAATCATCGCTGAGGCTGATATAACTCTGATGAAAACCTTGAGTGTAGCGCTTACCGTAGTTAGAGGGGATATGCATGCCGGCCAACACCACCTGCGCGTCGATGGCCTGTGATTTCTCAATCATTTGTTGCAAATTGTTGCGCATGTTTTTTAAGGATTGCCCTCTGAGCCCATCATTAGCACCGAGTTCTAGGATGACGATATCAGGCTGGTATTGGCTCAGGGCATCGTCGATGCGCAGCATGCCACCGTCGGTGGTTTCACCGCTGATGCTGACATTGGTGATCTGCCAGGGCAGGTCTTGCGTATCAATCTTCTGCTGTAGTAGGTGTGGCCAGCCTAATTCTACCTGCAGGCCGTAGGCGGCGCTGAGACTGTCACCGAATACCAAAATAGTTTTATTGGCCGCTGAACTGAGAGCAGGAGCAAGGAATAAGACAATGAATAAGAACGAGATTTTTTTCATAAATTATGATTAAGTCGCTTAACGTTGGGCAGCGGTTACACTGAGTTAACTCTACCAATAATAAACATTTTTGCACAGATCAATAACAGGGATTGCATGATAAAGCTCAATGGCGTCAGTCATCATATCGCCACTGCCGATGACCACCTGACCATACTACACGATATAAATCTCAGCATTGAGGCGGGGGAGTCGGTGGCGATCACCGGCAGCTCCGGTTCGGGAAAAACCACGCTACTGGGCATGTTGGCCGGCTTGGACACGCCGACCGGCGGCGAGATTATTGTCGATGAGGCGGTCTTAACCTCGATGAATGAGGACCAGCGCGCCTTGTTTCGCGCCAAAAATGTCGGCTTTATCTTTCAATCGTTTCATTTGCTCGACGGCTTAACGGCGTTGGAGAACGTGCTACTACCGCTGGAACTCGCCGGTGCCGAAGCGTCAGAGGCCGAGGCCGCTCAGTATCTTGATCAGGTAGGGCTGTCTCACCGACTGACCCATTATCCGTCGCAGCTGTCGGGGGGTGAACAGCAGCGGGTGGCTATTGCCCGTGCCTTTGCCGCCAAGCCCCGCTATCTATTTGCCGACGAGCCGACCGGCAATTTGGATCAAAACACGGGTGCCACTATTATCGAGCTGTTGTTTGAGATGAACCGTCAGCTCAATACCACGCTGATACTGGTCACTCACGAGGCCCGTTTGGCAGGCTTCTGCCAGCGTCATTGTCAGATAGAGAACGGTTGTTTGACCGAGATTACCAGCGGTATCGATGCGGGTGTGGTTGCCGATGCCTAATACCTTGAAAATGGCTTGGCGATTTCTGCGCATCGATTGGCGCAGTGGCGAGTTGCAGCTACTGTTTTTATCGCTGTTGCTGGCCGTGACCATCGTCGCTGGTTTAACCGGCTTTGTTGGTCGGTTGGAGTTAATGCTGGCCGGTGAGAGCAGCCAGTTTCTGGCCGCCGACAGACAGTTACAATCCCCCCGTGTGGTGTCGGATAACTGGTTACAACAGGCCGATAATTTAGGGTTAGAGCAGGCTCGATTGGTTAATTTCCAATCGATGCTATACGCCGATGATGAGCCATTGTTAGTCAGCGTAAAGGCGGCCTCCAATGGCTACCCGCTGATTGGCAAGGTCAATATTCGCGATCAACTGTACAGCCAAGATTATCCGGTCGCTGGTGGGCCACCACCGGGTGAAATATGGGCCGAGCGGCGGTTGTTACAGCAGCTCGATATCAGCCCGGGCAGCGAGGTGTATATCGGTGAAGCGGCGCTGACCCTGACCAAGGTGTTGGTGTCAGAGCCCGACCGCGGCGCCGGCTTCATCAGCATGGGGCCACGCGTATTGATGCACTATAAGGATGTGGCGGCCACCGAGGTGATTACCGAGGGCAGCCGTATTACCTATGCCTGGTTGTTTGCCGGAGAGGCGGGGGCTATTCAGCAATATGAGCAATGGCTGGAGCCACAACTGGCCGACAGCGATCGCTGGCTTAATCTTGAAGATAACCAGCCATCGGTGGCGATAGCATTAGAGCGCGCCAAGACGTTTTTCTTACTGGCCAGTAGTATTGTCATCGTATTAGCGGTGATTGCCGTTGCCATGACCAGTCAGCGTTATTGCCAGCGCCATGTTAAACACATCGCCGTGTTGAAAACGCTGGGGGCAACCTCGGGTTATATTCGAAACCTGTACACGGGCTTGTTGTTGTTATTGTTTGTCGCGGTATCGCTGCTTGGCTGTCTGTTAGCCTATGGCTTACAGCAGGGTCTACTGACCCAGGTGGCGACGGAGCTGGAGGTGGCGCTGCCGCCAACGACGACGCAGCCTTTTATTCTGGGCATGGTGACCGCTTTAATTAGCTTGCTGGCCTTTACGCTGCCAGCCCTGGCACGGCTTAAAGCGATTCCAGCGGTGGCAATATTTCGCCAGTCGATGCGGGCGGATCTGGGCTTTGGCCGGGGCAGTGTGATTGCAGGCTTTGTCGGCTTACTACTGCTGCTTTTACTGTATACACAGCAATTGTTACTCAGTGCGGTGTTAATGACGGCATTGTTGTTGGTGCTGGTCATCATCGCCTTGCCGGCACGATTGATGTTAAAAAACCTGCCCAGTACCGGTGCCAGGGCGAATAGCTGGTGGGCTATGGCGCTGGCCAATCTGCGTCGCCGCTTGGCGGCCAATGCGCTGCAGCTTGGTCTGTTTGCGATC
It encodes:
- a CDS encoding nuclear transport factor 2 family protein, which gives rise to MLDLEAIELIRQLKARYFRFLDTGDLAGMKTVFADDGGIHYRSPSYEYKKQGWDELEAFFVASFSKTKFGMHTGHHPEITVDGDTATGIWYLRDTFVSLDDNITFEGSAIYKDQYIKVDGEWKILQSEYDRLFEQITKRNDDMFITSCPIK
- a CDS encoding cupin domain-containing protein, translated to MSTQSIVDINEQAVTSISYHADEHKRVEGNPKQTLWDIYNDPSEQFGTGIWQAEKGCWKVSYSEFEYCHILEGHSVIIDGDGSEKHIKAGDHFVIPAGFEGQWQVIEPTKKIYVIYDQK
- a CDS encoding DUF6279 family lipoprotein; translated protein: MTNSRARLWLLICTLMIVLSGCTTKFTYRFLDWMVAWSVDDYIDWDKSQQRQFDAMVDRQLLWHQRTQLPRYGQLLRQLQQDNQQPLNREDAEQRLLQMGVMVKDLLLHISPDAAILLASLSDQQVTELLANIDAKTAESEAKYSHSTKKQLDQERVKEANKAAKRLMGRLSEPQRALIDRWNQQLQPTWSEWIASRTYWRDQFAVVLKQRQQPGFEQKILRLFTQSQDDWSAEYAAIIEANTNAGIDLIIALQASASDKQLKHIDRQLGAWAKAFEELAASAADDG
- a CDS encoding Lrp/AsnC family transcriptional regulator, which gives rise to MDKINERILRELKSDARISNVDLADRVGLSASACLRRVQELERSGVITGYRAVLNPAKMNIGCTAYIAVGLSDHTKVAQLEFEQGIKAIDQIRECHNVSGAFEYLLRVETQDLATYKTLHSDVIGSLPRVRSITTYIVMESCKDDRA
- a CDS encoding LysE family translocator; the encoded protein is MNTSALLALTGFALISIATPGPNNLMLMASGANFGYKRTVAHIFGISTGLMVMLLLTGMGIAQLFDKFPESYQVLKVLSVSYMLYLAYKIVIIADLSAGETATKPMSFLQAAAFQWVNPKTWAMGLTAISVYIPNTNFSSIVILAVVFGLVCIPSNLVWALLGQNIKRLLTNINRLRIFNYSMASLLLASLYPTLQL
- a CDS encoding class I SAM-dependent methyltransferase; its protein translation is MTIMRFIPWLMLSTLVNAQNADQFLQQAIQNPARTEAEMVRDKNRQPIKTLVFFGLQPTMTVVEIMPGGGWYSKILNAAVVKQGHYYAAVSTERLPDYLSSKAIGKHGEFVRQDQAGYVFEVDQFDLGVSNVDMVLTFRNAHNLTPATRQRLNEAIFEALKPGGVYGVVDHSKRHMEAPTDWTWRRLDPVMVIQEVVQAGFIFEGFSDIHARAEDELKYDTKHDSLVRETDRFTLKFRKPE
- a CDS encoding arylesterase gives rise to the protein MKKISFLFIVLFLAPALSSAANKTILVFGDSLSAAYGLQVELGWPHLLQQKIDTQDLPWQITNVSISGETTDGGMLRIDDALSQYQPDIVILELGANDGLRGQSLKNMRNNLQQMIEKSQAIDAQVVLAGMHIPSNYGKRYTQGFHQSYISLSDDYDTVLIPFILEDIATNQDLLLPDGLHPNAEGQKQMLINVWQYLQPLVVSP
- a CDS encoding ABC transporter ATP-binding protein translates to MIKLNGVSHHIATADDHLTILHDINLSIEAGESVAITGSSGSGKTTLLGMLAGLDTPTGGEIIVDEAVLTSMNEDQRALFRAKNVGFIFQSFHLLDGLTALENVLLPLELAGAEASEAEAAQYLDQVGLSHRLTHYPSQLSGGEQQRVAIARAFAAKPRYLFADEPTGNLDQNTGATIIELLFEMNRQLNTTLILVTHEARLAGFCQRHCQIENGCLTEITSGIDAGVVADA
- a CDS encoding ABC transporter permease translates to MPNTLKMAWRFLRIDWRSGELQLLFLSLLLAVTIVAGLTGFVGRLELMLAGESSQFLAADRQLQSPRVVSDNWLQQADNLGLEQARLVNFQSMLYADDEPLLVSVKAASNGYPLIGKVNIRDQLYSQDYPVAGGPPPGEIWAERRLLQQLDISPGSEVYIGEAALTLTKVLVSEPDRGAGFISMGPRVLMHYKDVAATEVITEGSRITYAWLFAGEAGAIQQYEQWLEPQLADSDRWLNLEDNQPSVAIALERAKTFFLLASSIVIVLAVIAVAMTSQRYCQRHVKHIAVLKTLGATSGYIRNLYTGLLLLLFVAVSLLGCLLAYGLQQGLLTQVATELEVALPPTTTQPFILGMVTALISLLAFTLPALARLKAIPAVAIFRQSMRADLGFGRGSVIAGFVGLLLLLLLYTQQLLLSAVLMTALLLVLVIIALPARLMLKNLPSTGARANSWWAMALANLRRRLAANALQLGLFAISLMLLLVLLGVRDSLFNQWQSQLPADTPNFFLVNIQPHEVTTVARWLSDVGVKTEAIYPMIRGRLVEINNVPVRERVSKEGFKRSGADRELNLSWAEQLPPDNKILAGEWNAGDATSGQGADTVSVESELAEKLNIGLGDQLTFRIAAVEVEAVVGSIREVDWERMRPNFYMLLPKASLQNLPQTSMTSFYLPDELHPQIAELLKAIPTAIVIEVDTIIKQIRSIIHHVSLALQLVLVFVMLGSVLVMVATVQHSLDSRKKENTVIRALGGSKRLIVGSLIGEFVIIGFIAGVLATVGAELILLALQQWLMKLPLELHPELWYLAPLLGTAIVGFAGYIAARRVTRVAPMQLLREN